The proteins below come from a single Fusarium verticillioides 7600 chromosome 3, whole genome shotgun sequence genomic window:
- a CDS encoding homoserine O-acetyltransferase, with product MSRRQTLKTLQKLILAPSQHISLSIASNLSVIPSRSMTTTATVPVLPTSIHDGLGKGIAYEKSLPRPVNPFSHRVPGREIITIPKFTLESGVEMRNVPVAYMSWGKLSSKANNVMIICHALSGSADVSDWWGPLLGHGKAFDTDKFFVICMNSLGSPYGTASPVTAKNGDYSEGWYGADFPSTTIRDDVRLHKLALDKLGVRKVAAAIGGSMGGMHVLEWAFFGKDYVRCIVPAATSSHQSAWAIGWGEAQRHAIRSDVKYKNGRYGFDDPPVLGLEAARMTALLTYRSRDSLERRFGRDTGSKKKTQKQESKTLPSNSTPIHSHSGADETPVAFDRADSSFAAQSYLRYQAKKFSNRFDSNCYIALTNKLDTHDLARGRTRTITEALSLIEQPTLVLGIRSDGLYTLAEQEQIARAVPNAKLREIVSDDGHDAFLIEWSQLNWLLIGFLHESLPDIMQRAAL from the exons ATGAGCCGGCGTCAGACTCTGAAGACTCTTCAAAAACTTATTCTTGCTCCTTCCCAACACATTTCTCTTAGTATCGCTAGCAATTTATCTGTGATACCGAGTCGAAGCATGACGACAACAGCAACGGTACCGGTATtgccaacatccatccacgATGGGCTTGGTAAGGGTATTGCATATG AGAAGAGCCTTCCTAGACCCGTTAATCCGTTCTCGCACCGTGTCCCCGGACGAGAAATCATCACGATCCCCAAATTCACACTCGAATCCGGTGTTGAGATGCGAAATGTTCCAGTGGCATATATGAGCTGGGGCAAGCTTTCATCAAAGGCTAATAACGTAATGATCATTTGCCATGCTTTGTCTGGGAGTGCAGATGTCAGCGACTGGTGGGGACCGCTTCTTGGGCATGGGAAGGCATTTGATACAGACAagttcttcgtcatctgtATGAACAGCCTCGGAAGTCCATATGGAACAGCTAGTCCTGTGACAGCCAAGAATGGAGACTACTCGGAGGGTTGGTACGGGGCTGACTTCCCGTCAACTACTATCCGAGATGATGTTCG ACTTCACAAGTTGGCCCTAGACAAGCTCGGAGTTAGAAAGGTTGCAGCTGCCATTGGTGGCTCTATGGGAGGTATGCACGTTCTTGAATGGGCGTTCTTTGGTAAAGACTACGTTCGTTGTATTGTACCAGCTGCAAcatcaagtcatcaaagTGCGTGGGCCATTGGTTGGGGAGAAGCACAACGCCATGCCATTCGGAGCGATGTCAAGTACAAGAACGGTCGTTACGGGTTTGATGATCCTCCAGTTCTTGGACTGGAAGCAGCTCGTATGACGGCGTTGCTGACGTATCGAAGTCGGGACTCCCTTGAGAGGCGATTTGGACGCGACACAGGAAGCAAAAAGAAG ACacagaaacaagagagcAAGACATTACCGAGTAACAGTACACCAATTCACAGCCACAGCGGGGCCGACGAGACTCCTGTCGCATTTGACCGCGCCGACTCCAGCTTCGCCGCCCAATCCTACCTCCGCTACCAAGCCAAGAAGTTCTCCAACCGCTTTGACAGCAACTGCTACATTGCCCTCACAAACAAGCTCGACACTCACGACCTGGCGCGCGGCCGAACACGGACCATTACTGAAGCACTGTCACTGATTGAGCAGCCTACGCTTGTGCTGGGAATACGAAGTGATGGGCTGTACACGCTTGCTGAACAAGAGCAGATTGCGCGAGCTGTGCCAAAtgccaagttgagagagatCGTGAGTGACGATGGACATGATGCGTTTCTGATTGAGTGGAGCCAGTTGAattggttgttgattgggTTTCTTCATGAGAGTTTGCCGGATATTATGCAACGAGCGGCTTTGTAA
- a CDS encoding serine/threonine protein kinase codes for MTEDAINNTLERSTIPSHQHAETLQRVVESGRRIYSILALLDFYQYLANFIEGDQLDDAKLPFRIDTLQTLEIPEEDAKDFEDKQWELLAPVFRRGTLNRRLDESLILPFTQEKRIGKGAFGTVYETVLDPDHQLLSGEFFPQVVARKEFHIKGHHHKELENLSILNHLKHANIVELLGSFTSGDLHNLFFPLASDGNLYDVLSSDRQADLFASSETMLVELAALSSAIEHVHDFSKENLDLELIGCHHDLRPRNILVSGSKLILADFGLSTLKPSSQNSETPFKHNGDDYLAPECEDWDNSFVPGKVHRSADIWSFGCIMAEIVTYLVSGREGVEEFRQKRKHKVRNWTFYQFHQGFDRPSDAVHQWLSDLETTGPTCTALLVKSICQTIAINQALRPTASSVTYKLRFIAVHEISVSINELFRQLKHAAPSIDMSLERERFRAWQHAIDLDDLKGKLSQPKGSGSSDESTMTQYSGIMESLRRLREDLQDRLSRGLDSQRLDLSRLVRLQDELHYFLDQQQKNLSQAYFRVSLLSGQDAALGTLNEDGDQTLGAISHDLRMRAYIRYINSLLVSESVGGQDPPRSGFEPLLSNQTILIDPSRIPKLKPIGDHHFGSGLLEKSDSDTIVSRPIWVEWRRYEHHGASEDTMAKLYARATQTANLLSQKKPDSFRTLDCLGLFHEPSRGAFGLLFEFPPYSSNPPIALTGTLTGHGNGAPLGGTVTLDNRNKPVVMTLRDRLQKDNPTSTHSRAATAAPDLDDKFKLAATLATSLFELHTVGWLHKSLTSSNIVFFPSFTLLPDSFGKDTDVTEHGWAANSQSIREPYLVGFNHSRPDDPTTFTSGLTDSESRHYQHPAYLKAGIGYRLEFDYYSLGILLLEIGFWKPFSKITKDWSGSFEERRQRLLTNRVPKLAQHMGRDYSEATKSTQTPDHLILGPTHSTFLSSRLFSSAGVSQYSNSTSGWNLITFLAVVQELEIKILPVAWEPGRQLIGRGGTSQINQSVVTLQASFAFKRVSEEDRLNKTEEDIYRCLINEVLVLCHPRVRGHSNILDLQGVCWDVSPENQDAASPDLEKQYKIWPVLVFEKSQLGDLFDFAGRPNTQKLTIMERWMVCLDIGKAITHMQSSNVIHGDIKPQNILIFKRDEGFTAKVADFGYSAWYASDDKHIVLPRSPLWHAPEIDEYPEFNLRMALQTDVYSFGLVCLWFMFYSYLSGNTPLPGLDLSTPLLHSDNPKERSLQLLSRLKSSNNSNVSLSQLVEHLEPSLHELYSSDYRVRSCIRHQLEEIVRSKPETRLSQQLKICYQLEFGRPDSATKVMSLYDGKPHETRLNPGLGTNGPGVSLFEQQVADGYLSPARSLIQKYVNDGVLDTAQRTIEADIESLRKIPETRFLVALLKSNLSLVFCAQGQWNKAENLEIEFQKEQANLLGNRNRAWLGRTLNLAYIYNHQGLSKKAEELSLQALETSNEILTKEHPDMQLVMLTLASTYWSQDRWDEAYELQRRVIAIRKRTLGEDHPDTLSSMDELATTYWAQGHWIEAQKYAREIVEISKTVLGQEDPHFLDLLSNLASIYRDIGWWDKAEDLEFGILETRRKVSGPEHPHTLASMVNLASTYEKRDRSDEALNLVTHALEISERTRGPEHPHTLSTAMVLASFLQGQDELEKAEKLMITTMETLKRLQGQHHSLTLLAMESLCSLYLDQARWEEAETLGQEVVDASKERLGEDHPRTLMIISTSAKVYRDQGKWESAEKIDSEVLDKAVKTLGEEHPETMTIMANLAISYWGLEKLDEAEALEIKVLEMKRRILGNGHPSTLTSIDNLAATYVDQGRWAEAEELELELLTTKAKTLNEDFSVARTTAETEAMLFWDYGDIEESERLWHIAIETRGRILGKDHYFTVHTMERLLARYQEDGRSKDSKQLAEQIRELKKGQREYRPSTNAAASQGGLLGLLPEYTDKVDREVLKDLGLEVQLKYR; via the exons ATGACCGAGGACGCCATCAACAATACCTTGGAGAGATCGACTATACCCTCTCACCAGCACGCCGAGACTCTGCAAAGAGTAGTTGAAAGCGGCAGACGGATTTACTCAATTTTGGCACTGCTGGACTTCTATCAGTATCTGGCCAACTTCATTGAAGGTGACCAACTCGACGACGCTAAGCTCCCTTTTAGAATCGATACACTCCAAACGCTTGAGAtccctgaagaagatgccaaagactTTGAGGACAAACAGTGGGAGCTTCTTGCGCCTGTATTTCGTCGCGGTACTCTCAATAGACGTCTTGATgagagcctcatcctccctTTCacccaagagaagagaatcgGTAAAGGTGCATTTGGCACAGTCTATGAGACCGTCCTTGATCCTGATCACCAACTACTTTCAGGCGAATTTTTTCCGCAAGTT GTAGCTAGAAAGGAATTCCACATCAAGGGCCACCATcacaaagagcttgagaaccTGTCAattctcaaccatctcaaaCATGCCAACATTGTTGAACTTTTGGGGTCCTTTACAAGCGGAGACTTACACAACCTGTTCTTTCCCTTAGCAAGCGATGGTAATCTCTATGATGTTTTGTCATCAGATCGCCAAGCAGATTTATTCGCCTCTTCTGAAACAATGCTCGTTGAACTTGCTGCTTTATCCTCTGCTATCGAGCACGTTCATGATTTTTCCAAGGAAAACCTTGATCTGGAGTTGATTGGCTGTCACCATGATCTCCGTCCCCGCAACATTCTCGTTTCAGGCAGCAAGCTAATACTGGCTGACTTCGGCCTCTCAACGCTCAAGCCATCTTCACAAAACTCAGAGACTCCGTTCAAGCACAATGGTGACGATTATTTGGCTCCTGAGTGCGAAGACTGGGACAACAGCTTTGTCCCTGGTAAGGTTCATCGATCTGCTGATATATGGTCTTTTGGGTGCATTATGGCCGAGATTGTTACGTACCTTGTCTCAGGTCGtgagggagttgaagagttTAGACAAAAGAGGAAACACAAAGTTCGAAACTGGACATTCTATCAATTTCACCAAGGCTTTGATCGACCAAGCGACGCAGTACATCAATGGTTATCGGATCTTGAGACTACAGGCCCTACATGCACTGCGTTGCTTGTCAAGAGTATATGCCAAACAATAGCTATCAACCAAGCCTTAAGACCTACAGCTAGTAGTGTCACCTACAAGCTTCGATTCATAGCTGTACACGAAATATCAGTATCGATCAACGAATTATTCAGGCAACTGAAACACGCAGCACCATCTATAGACATGTCCCTCGAACGCGAAAGGTTTCGGGCTTGGCAACATGCCATTGACCTGGATGACCTGAAAGGGAAACTGTCTCAACCCAAAGGCAGCGGATCAAGCGACGAGAGTACCATGACACAGTATAGTGGAATAATGGAAAGTTTGCGTCGCCTTAGAGAAGACCTGCAAGACAGACTTTCTAGAGGACTGGACTCACAGCGCTTGGACTTGTCACGCCTGGTGAGGCTACAGGATGAGTTGCACTACTTCCTAGATCAACAACAGAAGAATTTATCACAAGCGTACTTCCGTGTCTCTCTGCTGAGCGGCCAGGACGCAGCTCTAGGCACCCTCAACGAAGATGGCGACCAGACCCTTGGAGCAATCAGCCATGACTTGCGTATGCGAGCCTATATAAGATACATCAATAGCCTGCTGGTTTCAGAGTCTGTTGGGGGTCAAGACCCCCCACGAAGCGGATTTGAACCTCTACTTTCAAACCAGACTATTCTTATCGATCCTAGTAGAATCCCGAAGTTGAAGCCAATCGGTGACCATCACTTTGGATCCGGGCTTCTAGAGAAGAGTGACTCGGATACTATAGTGAGCCGCCCCATATGGGTTGAGTGGCGCAGATACGAACATCATGGTGCTAGTGAAGATACTATGGCCAAGTTGTACGCTCGGGCTACTCAGACCGCCAATCTGTTATCCCAGAAAAAGCCCGATTCGTTTCGAACGCTTGACTGCCTGGGTCTCTTCCATGAGCCATCAAGAGGTGCCTTCGGCCTACTCTTTGAATTCCCTCCTTATTCCAGCAACCCCCCCATTGCCCTGACTGGTACGCTAACCGGCCATGGCAACGGTGCTCCTCTCGGAGGCACAGTCACGCTGGACAACAGGAATAAGCCTGTTGTCATGACTCTACGCGATCGGCTCCAAAAGGATAATCCCACTTCAACCCACTCACGTGCTGCGACTGCGGCGCCCGACCTTGATGACAAGTTTAAACTAGCAGCAACACTGGCAACGTCATTATTTGAGTTGCACACTGTTGGATGGTTGCATAAGAGTTTGACGAGCTCCAACATCGTATTCTTCCCTTCATTTACGTTGCTACCAGATTCTTTCGGCAAAGACACCGATGTTACAGAGCACGGCTGGGCTGCTAACAGCCAATCAATACGAGAACCCTACCTTGTAGGCTTTAATCACAGCAGACCAGATGACCCTACGACATTCACCTCTGGTCTCACAGATTCAGAGTCAAGACACTACCAGCACCCAGCGTATCTGAAAGCCGGTATTGGCTACCGTTTGGAGTTTGACTATTATAGTCTGGGgattcttctcctcgagatCGGCTTTTGGAAGCCATTTAGTAAGATCACCAAGGATTGGAGCGGCTCATTTGAAGAGCGCCGGCAGAGACTACTCACAAACCGTGTGCCGAAGCTCGCTCAGCATATGGGCCGTGATTATAGTGAAGCA ACAAAAAGTACACAGACTCCCGATCATCTTATTCTTGGTCCAACTCATTCCACATTTCTCAGCTCTCGCCTTTTCTCCAGCGCGGGGGTTTCTCAATACTCTAATTCTACCTCAGGATGGAACCTGATTACATTTCTTGCTGTCGTCCAAGAACTAGAGATTAAAATCTTGCCAGTCGCATGGGAGCCTGGGAGGCAATTAATTGGGAGAGGTGGAACAAGCCAGATCAACCAGTCTGTCGTAACCCTCCAGGCGAGCTTTGCCTTCAAGCGTGTTTCTGAGGAGGACCGGCTCAATAAGACGGAGGAGGACATATACCGGTGTCTTATCAATGAAGTGTTGGTTCTTTGCCATCCTCGCGTTCGCGGCCACAGCAATATCCTTGACCTGCAAGGTGTATGCTGGGATGTGTCGCCAGAGAACCAAGATGCAGCCTCTCCAGACTTGGAAAAGCAATATAAAATCTGGCCAGTCCTGGTATTCGAGAAGTCACAGCTCGGAGACTTGTTCGACTTTGCAGGTCGACCCAATACCCAAAAGCTCACAATAATGGAGCGATGGATGGTCTGCCTTGACATCGGAAAGGCGATAACACACATGCAATCCAGCA ATGTTATCCATGGAGATATAAAGCCGCAAaatattctcatcttcaaacGCGACGAGGGTTTCACTGCCAAGGTTGCCGACTTTGGCTACTCAGCTTGGTATGCCTCAGATGACAAGCACATTGTGCTTCCTCGGTCTCCTCTATGGCATGCTCCGGAAATCGATGAGTACCCTGAATTCAATTTGAGAATGGCACTCCAGACAGATGTCTATTCATTTGGCCTAGTCTGTCTATGGTTCATGTTTTACAGCTACTTGTCGGGAAACACCCCACTTCCTGGCCTGGATCTATCTACTCCATTGCTGCACTCCGACAACCCCAAGGAAAggtctcttcaacttctaTCCCGTCTCAAGTCTTCGAATAACAGTAACGTTTCTTTGAGCCAACTTGTAGAGCAT CTTGAACCTTCACTCCATGAATTGTACTCTTCCGACTATCGAGTAAGATCTTGCATCCGCCACCAGTTGGAAGAAATAGTCAGATCAAAGCCAGAGACGCGACTATCACAACAGCTGAAGATTTGTTACCAACTCGAATTTGGACGTCCAGACTCAGCAACTAAGGTTATGTCTCTGTATGATGGTAAACCCCATGAGACGCGTCTGAACCCAGGCCTGGGAACCAATGGTCCAGGCGTATCATTGTTCGAACAGCAGGTTGCTGATGGCTACCTTTCCCCTGCACGTTCCCTCATTCAGAAATATGTCAACGATGGTGTTCTGGATACAGCCCAACGCACGATTGAAGCTGACATCGAGAGTCTTAGAAAGATACCAGAGACGCGATTTCTTGTGGCTCTGCTGAAGTCAAATCTTTCACTAGTCTTCTGTGCTCAGGGACAATGGAATAAAGCTGAAAACCTAGAGATTGAGTTCCAGAAGGAACAGGCGAATCTCTTGGGTAATCGCAATAGAGCATGGCTGGGTAGAACGTTGAATCTGGCGTACATCTACAACCATCAAGGTCTTTCAAAAAAGGCCGAGGAGCTTAGTTTACAAGCCCTTGAAACCTCAAATGAGATACTCACCAAGGAACATCCTGACATGCAGCTAGTAATGCTCACCCTAGCATCGACTTACTGGAGTCAGGACCGCTGGGATGAAGCATATGAACTACAGCGAAGAGTCATAGCAATCAGAAAAAGGACCCTTGGTGAAGATCATCCCGATACGTTGAGTAGCATGGACGAACTTGCGACTACATACTGGGCCCAAGGACACTGGATCGAAGCTCAGAAATATGCAAGAGAAATCGTCGAGATCAGTAAGACCGTGCTAGGTCAAGAGGACCCCCATTTCTTGGATCTCTTATCAAACCTGGCTTCGATCTACAGGGATATCGGTTGGTGGGACAAAGCTGAAGATCTCGAGTTCGGCATTCTGGAAACCAGGCGGAAGGTCTCTGGCCCAGAACACCCACATACGTTGGCAAGCATGGTCAACTTGGCATCCACGTATGAGAAACGGGATCGATCGGATGAAGCACTTAATTTAGTAACGCACGCGTTGGAGATAAGTGAGAGAACACGGGGTCCAGAGCACCCTCACACTCTTAGTACCGCCATGGTGCTAGCTTCATTCttgcaaggccaagatgagctggagaaggcAGAAAAGCTCATGATTACGACGATGGagactttgaagaggcttcaaggtcaacatcatTCATTGACCTTGCTGGCGATGGAGAGTTTATGTTCACTCTACCTGGACCAAGCTCGgtgggaagaagctgaaacGCTGGGCCAAGAGGTCGTGGATGCAAGTAAAGAACGACTCGGAGAGGATCACCCTCGCACCTTGATGATAatttcaacctcagcaaaGGTTTATCGCGATCAAGGCAAGTGGGAAAGCGCAGAGAAGATAGACTCGGAAGTCTTGGACAAAGCTGTCAAAACGCTGGGCGAAGAACATCCTGAGACTATGACCATTATGGCAAACTTGGCTATTTCTTACTGGGGTCTTGAGAAACTAGATGAGGCAGAAGCATTGGAGATCAAAGTTCTCGaaatgaagaggaggatcttgggAAATGGCCATCCGTCAACATTGACCAGCATCGACAACCTGGCAGCTACATATGTTGATCAGGGCCGTTGGGCGGAGGCTGAAGAGCTAGAGTTGGAACtactcaccaccaaagcaaAAACACTGAACGAAGACTTTTCAGTTGCAAGAACAACTGCAGAGACTGAAGCGATGCTGTTTTGGGATTA